The following coding sequences lie in one Arthrobacter sp. PGP41 genomic window:
- the nadE gene encoding ammonia-dependent NAD(+) synthetase has product MRELQASIIREMGVQPRIDPAGEVRKRVTFLKDYLKATHTKGFVLGISGGLDSSLAGRLAQLAVEELEAEGVAADFVAVRLPYGVQHDEEDARAALDFIKPKTEWTFNISAAVDGFEDEFEKTVGTEISDFHKGNTKARTRMIAQYALAGEHNYLVIGTDHGAESVTGFFTKYGDGGADILPLFGLNKRQNRALLAELGAPARVWEKVPTADLLDDKPGRTDEDELGLSYDQIDDYLEGRDVPESVAESIEQKYLRTRHKRTVPVTIFDTWWKSEGPEEPRAGL; this is encoded by the coding sequence ATGCGCGAACTCCAGGCCAGCATCATCAGGGAAATGGGCGTACAGCCCCGGATCGATCCTGCCGGGGAGGTGCGCAAGCGCGTCACATTCCTGAAGGACTACCTGAAGGCCACCCATACCAAGGGCTTTGTCCTGGGCATTTCCGGCGGGCTGGACTCTTCCCTGGCGGGAAGGCTGGCCCAGCTCGCAGTCGAAGAGCTTGAGGCTGAAGGGGTGGCAGCCGACTTTGTGGCAGTGCGTCTGCCCTACGGTGTCCAGCATGACGAGGAAGACGCCCGGGCTGCCCTCGACTTCATCAAGCCCAAGACGGAGTGGACGTTTAACATCTCCGCGGCGGTTGACGGTTTCGAGGATGAGTTCGAAAAAACCGTTGGAACGGAAATTTCCGACTTCCACAAGGGCAATACCAAGGCGCGGACCCGCATGATTGCCCAGTACGCCCTGGCGGGAGAACACAATTACCTGGTAATTGGCACGGACCACGGCGCCGAGTCCGTAACGGGCTTCTTCACCAAGTACGGCGACGGCGGGGCGGACATCCTCCCGCTGTTCGGCCTGAACAAGCGGCAGAACCGGGCCCTGCTGGCCGAGCTCGGCGCCCCGGCCCGTGTCTGGGAAAAAGTGCCCACCGCGGACCTGCTGGACGACAAACCGGGCCGCACCGATGAGGACGAGCTGGGCCTGAGCTACGACCAGATCGACGACTACCTCGAAGGCCGGGATGTTCCCGAGTCCGTCGCCGAGTCGATCGAACAGAAGTACCTGCGCACCCGGCACAAGCGCACGGTCCCCGTGACCATTTTTGACACCTGGTGGAAGAGCGAGGGCCCGGAGGAGCCGCGGGCGGGGCTGTAG
- a CDS encoding IclR family transcriptional regulator: MSQLPVQGAQVVSRIAGLLRLVGRSAEGMALAALVRESGLTRPTVHRLLSSLASEGLLDHDAGSGNWVLGPEILLMGSVASARFPLEDIARPSLRRLAEATGESAFFSIRRGSETVCLLREEGSFPVRSFVLHEGVRFPLGVASAGTAIMAFLPEAEQEDLFSGWVQHAGDFAAAHTEALVRANLARTRQAGYSVNPGLVLEGSWGMGAAVFDPSGRPAWALSLTGIEPRFKPDRQEELGSLLMAEAHRITQQLGGEKARLPR; this comes from the coding sequence ATGAGCCAATTGCCTGTGCAGGGAGCCCAGGTGGTAAGCCGCATCGCCGGATTGCTGCGGCTGGTCGGGCGCAGCGCGGAGGGGATGGCCCTGGCCGCACTGGTGCGGGAATCAGGCCTCACCCGGCCCACGGTCCACAGGCTTCTCTCCTCCCTTGCTTCCGAGGGGCTGCTGGACCACGATGCCGGAAGCGGCAACTGGGTTTTAGGGCCCGAGATCCTCCTGATGGGATCAGTGGCGTCGGCCCGGTTTCCGCTTGAGGACATCGCCAGGCCGAGCCTTCGCCGGCTTGCCGAAGCCACCGGCGAGAGTGCGTTCTTCTCAATACGGCGTGGTTCCGAAACGGTGTGCCTGCTGCGTGAGGAGGGCAGCTTTCCGGTCCGGTCCTTCGTGCTGCACGAGGGCGTGCGGTTCCCGCTCGGTGTGGCCTCCGCGGGCACGGCAATCATGGCCTTCCTGCCGGAGGCCGAGCAGGAGGACCTGTTCAGCGGCTGGGTGCAACATGCCGGCGATTTCGCCGCCGCACACACGGAGGCACTGGTCCGGGCCAACCTCGCCCGGACCCGGCAGGCGGGCTACTCGGTGAATCCCGGGCTGGTCCTGGAAGGCAGCTGGGGCATGGGCGCGGCGGTGTTCGACCCGTCCGGCCGGCCGGCCTGGGCCCTCTCACTCACCGGAATCGAGCCACGCTTCAAGCCGGACCGGCAGGAAGAACTGGGCAGCCTGCTGATGGCGGAGGCCCACCGGATCACGCAGCAGTTGGGCGGCGAGAAGGCCCGCCTGCCCCGCTGA